A genomic stretch from Malus domestica chromosome 15, GDT2T_hap1 includes:
- the LOC103456263 gene encoding glutathione S-transferase TCHQD isoform X1 yields MDYSTSQLRMFPLSSLFIHLERGEVKFLLLVPTNLAQHLKDETEERPGFSTMQLYHHPYSLDSQRVRLALEEKGIDYTSFHVNPVTVKNMDASFFRRNPSAKLPVFQNGHHIIYNTIEIIQYVERIALVSSGEENIPSSGGEVTAWMHRIKQWNPKFFTLSHIPKKHRDYVYKFIRQVIIARMAEATDLAAAYHAKLVQVYETEDKLKDPAVLNQSKEQLIRLLDQVEKKLNESAYLAGEEFSMADVMLVPVLARLVLLNLKEEYIDGRPNTAKYWIMVQQRPSYKKVIGKHFSGWRKHKTFIRTWCFVHIRTILRRF; encoded by the exons ATGGATTATAGTACCTCACAGTTGCGAATGTTCCCCCTTTCCAGCCTTTTTATCCATCTGGAGAGAGGAGAGGTCAAGTTCCTCCTTCTGGTTCCTACAAACTT AGCCCAGCATTTGAAAGACGAAACAGAAGAGAGGCCCGGTTTCTCAACCATGCAGTTATATCACCATCCTTACTCATTGGATAGCCAAAGAGTGAGACTTGCTTTGGAGGAAAAAGGCATTGATTACACATCATTCCATGTCAATCCCGTGACGGTCAAGAACATGGATGCCTCATTCTTCAGGAGGAATCCGAGTGCAAAACTCCCGGTTTTCCAGAACGGGCACCATATCATTTACAACACCATTGAGATCATTCA GTATGTGGAAAGAATTGCACTAGTCTCATCAGGGGAAGAGAACATCCCTTCAAGTGGCGGAGAAGTGACTGCATGGATGCACAGAATAAAACAATGGAACCCCAAGTTCTTTACGCTTTCTCACATCCCAAAGAAGCACCGCGATTATGTCTATAAGTTCATAAGGCAGGTGATTATTGCTCGAATGGCGGAAGCTACTGATCTAGCTGCTGCTTATCACGCCAAGTTAGTCCAAGTGTACGAGACAGAAGACAAGTTAAAAGACCCCGCGGTTTTGAACCAGAGCAAGGAACAGTTAATAAGACTTCTTGATCAAGTCGAAAAAAAGCTGAACGAATCGGCTTATTTGGCCGGGGAAGAGTTTAGCATGGCGGATGTGATGCTCGTTCCTGTGCTGGCACGGCTAGTGCTCTTGAATTTGAAGGAAGAGTACATAGATGGCCGGCCGAACACGGCTAAATACTGGATTATGGTGCAGCAGAGGCCTAGTTATAAGAAGGTGATTGGGAAGCACTTCAGTGGGTGGAGGAAGCACAAAACATTTATTAGAACTTGGTGTTTTGTTCACATCAGAACCATTCTAAGGAGATTTTGA
- the LOC103456263 gene encoding glutathione S-transferase TCHQD isoform X2, whose amino-acid sequence MQLYHHPYSLDSQRVRLALEEKGIDYTSFHVNPVTVKNMDASFFRRNPSAKLPVFQNGHHIIYNTIEIIQYVERIALVSSGEENIPSSGGEVTAWMHRIKQWNPKFFTLSHIPKKHRDYVYKFIRQVIIARMAEATDLAAAYHAKLVQVYETEDKLKDPAVLNQSKEQLIRLLDQVEKKLNESAYLAGEEFSMADVMLVPVLARLVLLNLKEEYIDGRPNTAKYWIMVQQRPSYKKVIGKHFSGWRKHKTFIRTWCFVHIRTILRRF is encoded by the exons ATGCAGTTATATCACCATCCTTACTCATTGGATAGCCAAAGAGTGAGACTTGCTTTGGAGGAAAAAGGCATTGATTACACATCATTCCATGTCAATCCCGTGACGGTCAAGAACATGGATGCCTCATTCTTCAGGAGGAATCCGAGTGCAAAACTCCCGGTTTTCCAGAACGGGCACCATATCATTTACAACACCATTGAGATCATTCA GTATGTGGAAAGAATTGCACTAGTCTCATCAGGGGAAGAGAACATCCCTTCAAGTGGCGGAGAAGTGACTGCATGGATGCACAGAATAAAACAATGGAACCCCAAGTTCTTTACGCTTTCTCACATCCCAAAGAAGCACCGCGATTATGTCTATAAGTTCATAAGGCAGGTGATTATTGCTCGAATGGCGGAAGCTACTGATCTAGCTGCTGCTTATCACGCCAAGTTAGTCCAAGTGTACGAGACAGAAGACAAGTTAAAAGACCCCGCGGTTTTGAACCAGAGCAAGGAACAGTTAATAAGACTTCTTGATCAAGTCGAAAAAAAGCTGAACGAATCGGCTTATTTGGCCGGGGAAGAGTTTAGCATGGCGGATGTGATGCTCGTTCCTGTGCTGGCACGGCTAGTGCTCTTGAATTTGAAGGAAGAGTACATAGATGGCCGGCCGAACACGGCTAAATACTGGATTATGGTGCAGCAGAGGCCTAGTTATAAGAAGGTGATTGGGAAGCACTTCAGTGGGTGGAGGAAGCACAAAACATTTATTAGAACTTGGTGTTTTGTTCACATCAGAACCATTCTAAGGAGATTTTGA